The Rhizoctonia solani chromosome 1, complete sequence sequence TAGCAGTACATGACAACTTGACGGAGATCGTTTTCTCGAACAATACAAACGCATGCACATCTCGAAGATGGACCGACACGGGCTGGGTGTGCCTTTCACAGGGGCTGCGCCAGATGCATGAACCTGCGTGCGCCTCATTCATCGCTTCCGTGTGGTAGGGTTGAGGTACAGGAACGGGCGGGGACAAACACGCGGGAGTTGATTGTTGGACTTTGAATAGATTTGTGAACCCTTCCCCAGTCGCGCTCACATTGCACTCTATAGCTCTGGTACTGGTGACTCACCGTGCTATTTTCGTCCTCGTTTTCGCGGAAGTTATGATCACCTCGGTTCTAAATCTCATGCGCACGCAGATCGCCGCGGCAAAAAATACAGAGGCTCGTTAGTAAGGACAAAAAAGTCAAAGATCTTCGAGACCTTTCCGCTTAGAACTGTGTGCGCTAACCTACCGGCTCTCGTACACATCGAAACTTTAGTAGCAAACGCAAACCTTAGACTAATCTATTccatatatatacattaaAAAAGGAAGGCGCAGGTATATGGGTGTATCACAACGGTTGGCTATCACGCGATTGCCCGCGCCCAGAAATTACGAATCTCACTCCCGCAGTATAAATTCTTACTTCTCTTCCTCTCGATTCCTGTATATTACACCCGCCCGTTGCGAAACATGAATATACActccttccatttgatcggGAACACACACGACTGTCCGAGTTACTTTCGTGGGATTATTATGGTCACCATAGCCGTTTTTAACCTATGTTTGTATACTAGAAATGGCAATTGATTGTGATCGTCAGTTTGGAAGGTGATTAATACCCGAAGTAAGAGCCTGGAGAATTCATAAGACATGACGTGGAAGCTTTCTATGACACCGCAAGCGAGGATAAATTTAGAACAAAAACTTTTGACGTTTGCAAGATAACGTGCACACAATCGACTCCCCTGACTTTCAACCCAATCGCGGTCAATTAGTAACAATCGAGTCACTCCAACCCAGATAGAGCGTGGGGTAGATTCAGGTTTGGTGCGAAATGCATATCATTAATTTGTCAGTTAGAGCAGTTGGCAGCTGCACATGTAGTCATTGTATAGCCTTGAGCGACACATCAAATGTTGTCGAATGAAATGGTCGATCTGAAGGGTACTTCGGGAATGGGGTCACCATGGCTCCTTAACTTCTTTGGTTAACAGAACATGTAGAAAATTACTTAAAGCTTAGCGATGAAATGTTGTTTGCAAGCACTCGGGCGACCCTTGAGCCGAACCAGGGCCCGAAGAAGGGTCGCTTGCAGCTGAGCGGAAGAAAGATGACTATATATCTTGAAATTAGCGAGCTCAAAAACCTAGAGAAAGAAGGGGCTCAGAAAAAATACTGGTATACTATTGGGTGGTCCACAATTGGTTTCCCCAATAGCAATATTTCATACAACCAAACAAGATAGTATTGCATAGCAGATTACATACCACCTAGAAACCATGTATTCCGTTCCTTATCTCCCGTACAATGACACAAACCTTTCAGAGTCAAACATTTTATAAAACAAGCCCTAGCCTTCAATGTGCTCTGACTTCTGGATGTCAATGCTGGAAGGTAAAGAGTGAGTTTACAAAATACCAAGAAATGAGGAATGACTGCGAGTTTCCGACTTGAgagaatattaggatgtACTGAGCCTGAACAAAGCCAGGCAAGACCACCACACGTAAAACCGGACAAGTAGCACAAAAAGTTTAGTCCTAGCGAGGGTTGAACTCGCGGCCCATGCATCTCACGTGAATGGACCCATATCACGTCAAGGTTTCCCATAAGTACATTGCTCTACCACTGAGCTATAGGACTTTCATTAAGGGTCTACTAATAATAAACATAGACGCTAGTAATGCATTCTACTCGACTCGACCTGCTCCTTCTTTCAACAAGCGGTCACATTCGGATCGCATGGATTATATTTATCCCATAATCACTTCATACTTTAGCAAATACTACTATAACCGGCGGTCCGTCCGGGACTACTATCATCACGCCGCGGTAAGTGTGGCTCTACTTCCCGAGCTCTCCCGCTGAAGCCCGGGCCGCCAACTCCGCTCATCCGGACGACCCCGTAACGACAGTATTCATAAAGCGCAATGAGCTCGCGTGCAATGGTTAAACACCTCTCGCCGCCATTCCAACCTCACTTGTAGGTATTTCCTTTTTTCGGCTCTTTAGGACAATCCAATTTATTTTTGGTCCGGCTTAGGCTCGTTGGTCCCTCGCGCGTGATTTCACACGTGATTTGATTAAACCGGAGCTCAAGTCGTTCGGTTCATTACTCTTTACGCTCAACCGCATCGCTTTACATACATATAAACCAGTCCGTATTGAACAGGCTCATCTCACGCCCCACATCGCGCGCATTCACCCAATCTAACTCATGGCACACAACGAAGAGCCTCCCAGCACTGACCTTATCACCCTCACTCGGTTAGTTGGGATTTGTCTTGATTGTATTTGATCATATGCCTGACGGTTGGTCGTAGCTCAGTTCTTGCAGAGCAATTCCGGTTGGGACCAGCTGCAACTGGAGACCTCACCTTGTTGCTCAATGCAATCCAGGTGACATCCAAGTTCATCGCCACGAATGTGCGTAAAGCACGTTTGATTAACTTGTAAGTTATGGGTACGAACTATGGGGTTATCTCTGAACTTGTCTATCACTGGTAGAGTTGGTTTGGCGGGCGAGACTAACGTACAAGGAGAAGAGCAAAAGAAGCTTGATGTACTTGCCGATGATATTATGGTTAATGCCCTGCGCGCGTGCGGGAAAACTTCCGTCCTCGTTTCTGAAGAGCGAGACGAGGCTGTCATCATCGAAGATAGATTAAAGGTACAATCTAATAGAGATATATGACACCAATTACTAACGAACTCAACAATAGGGTAAATATTGCGTTGTATTCGACCCGCTGGACGGTTCGTCGAACATCGATGCCGGTGTGAACATTGGTACTATCTTCGGTATCTACAAAGTTGTAAGTTGCAATGGGTTAGACCCCAATGTTATTGACACTAACTCTCTCAACAGCAAGAGGGATCAAAAGGCACGATCGACGATGTTTTACGACCAGGCAGCGAAATGGTTGCCGCTGGATACACCATGTATGGTTCTTCTGCTAACTTGGTCCTTACTATGGGCAACGGCGTCAACGGCTATACCCTCGACAACGCTCTTGGAGAGTTCATCCTGACCCATCCTGATGTAAGCACCCTCTACTGAAGGTCACATCTAATGTAAACCAACTCGTTAAAAACAGATCAAAATCCCCCCACGAGGGAAAATCTATTCCTTCAACGAAGGTAACTCAATGTACTTCCACCCGCCGGTACTCAAATACCTCGAGTCAATTAAATATCCCAAGAGTGGCAAGTCGCCTTATTCTGCACGTTACATAGGGTGAGttaccatgcttctccaCGAGGAGCCTAAAATTAAAAGGTATGCTACCTAGATCTATGGTTGCCGACGTCCACCGTACGCTGCTTTATGGTGGTATATTTGGTTACCCTGATGACAAAAAGAGCAAGAGCGGCAAGCTTCGTATCTTGTACGAAGCCTTCCCGATGGCCATGCTCACTGAACAGGCTGGCGGGCTCGCGGTCACGGGTACGGGTAGAATTTTGGATATCAAACCAACCAGCATTCATCAACGATGCCCCGTATTTTTGGGAAGCAAAGAGGATGTAGAAGATCTAGCGAAGTTTTATAAGGAGGCTGCTGCTTCCGAGTGAGCGTCGTGTATGAAGAAAATAATCTGTACTATTAATTTACACTCGTATAAACAACCTAGAGCTTGAAGCTAGCATAGTAAAAAGATCTCAGATATGGCACATGCAGCCGTATGAGTCTAAAAAATAAAACATCGGAGCAAGTGCCGAGTATTTATTGAGATGGCTCGTAGTCTGGATCTGAGCTCCCACCCAAGTCCCCAACCCAGTGCGGAAATACTTCAGGCCATTTCTTTTCCCACTCGATAGGGCTCCCTGACACCCCTGCCCGCTCGCTCATCGTACGCCTTCGTTTTCGAAGAGTTCGAGTAGTTTTATCCGCGTCGTCGTCGTCCGAGGCACGCTCTTTGTTGTATCAGCCATAGCCGAAGTCGACACTACCCTCCGTGCAGGTGTATGCGTCATTGATCGTTTGTACTTTCGTTTCGGTGTAGGTGTGCTTGCTGTTGAAAAATGGCTGCTCGGGCtgacttcttcctctttgaCCTTCTTCTTAGCTGGGGTACCTTTGGGTACATTTTGAGATTCTTTGTTGCTTGACATAGGTCTCTTTTGAGGGCTGGACATCGGACGTTCCATAAACTGAGGCTCTATTCGGACTTCGAGAGTGGTGTCTGAATGGTGTGATCGATGTGACTCCAAAATTTGAATCGGTCCGGGCTCCAATGCGGGACTCAGAGTAGTGTCTCTAGCCGAAGACTGGTGTTGGGCGGTTTGGGGCTTCTCCAGTATCACCGTCTCTTGGACCAACGTTCGAGCGCGCTTGGCAACACCAGCAATTGTCGAACAGAGATTCTCTAAGTTTGATTTATTTGAACCCGTCGGAAGCAGCGGGGCTGGTATAGAAGTAATGGGCCGAAGCAGAGTTGTATGTGCATGGTGTGTTTGATAAATTGTATCTTCACCTTCGTCCAATAGTTTAGGGGGTTCGACAAGGGATGATGAGGATTTATCCAAGGAAGGGCCACAAATGTTTGAGAGGACGGCCGGATCCGAAGGTCGGTCTATGTGTGTAATGTCATCCTGATCCTGATGGGCAGTAGAGTCTCTGCCTGTGTTCGTGCCCGCCTGATCTTCACTCGAGCTCTGTATTTCGTCCATTTCCTCCGAATCGTAATTAGATTTATGATCATTCTCTTCAGCTGCGGGTTTGGACTCCTCGGGGCTTTGTTTGTGGCTCGTCGGACGCCGCTTAGAAACTTCCTTCGTTTTGTTCTTATTCCGAACAGTACGTGGAGGTATTTTGCCGTACTCGTACACGCGACATAGCTCGACATTGACGCCCGCGCCCAGTAGTACATCGATCCAAACCTTGAGCTACGAGTAAACACCCCACGACCAGAAACCTGTTATGAAGCTTACTTTTTGTGTTTCGGAAAGGTTGTCACCAGGGCCTTTGACTTCGACAAATTTGCATGTCTTCTCGGCAGAGTTCCAAACAAAAAGGTCGGGAACACCACCCCTTCGAGAACCATACTCTTCAGCGAGTAGGCGGCATATAGCAGCCAAGGCAGGGCCTCCTAGGCACTATTATGAATAAGTAATTGATCAAGTGTGGAAGAAATCCCCTCTGCACACCTCGACGATTTCGAGTAAATCATTTTCGTGCTCGAACAGATCCCATCGCACCCCAATACACCATGGCTCACGATCCCTTTCGCGGGAATAAACAGTTTGGACGATCCGACGCGCTGCGCTAGCTGTGTTCTTTAATTCTCCAAGTCTAGTATTGATAAGCTCTTCCCGCGAGCTGAAAAAAGAATCGTGTACGAGATCCAGAGGCGCGGATTGATAAGGTGTCTCAAACGCTCCTGGGATGGGTGCAAACAGAATGTCCCAAAAGAGGAAACCAAATAACGTCGACACAATAGCACCTTCTGAATGAAACCTGCTCAACATGAGTTACTGCACATCGAGCTGATATATCCACAGCATATACCTACCCTCTAAAGCCGAGGCCTGCATAGTATTCGAGGGCAAGGGTTTCTACGTTTACCTCGCCCTCTTTGCCGGCCCATATTGATTTACCCGTCCACTTGGACCGTTGGTTATTATTAGTTATGGGTAGTGACGATGAGGGGGAGCCACTAAAATGCATCATAATAGCTTTATCCATTGGGGATGGGGAGATTTTGGGTGGACTTTCGGGATTCTTGGATGGTGAAGTTGATGTTTGTGGGGTGTATACTCTACTGCCTTCAATTTGGACTTCTACAGCCACCTTGAGATCATCCTCACACACATACTGCTCGTCCAGGGGCAAACGAAGTTGCTTTTCTAGCCTTTTCAGGCGGCGTAGTAGCATAGGGCGACTGCCTGAATAGGGGTTAAGTAAGAAACGTTGGCTTGACAATAACTACATAGCTACCTATGAATACTAGTTCGTCCTTGAGCcctatttgtaaatagtctCGTGCTTGGCGAAGGTTTGCCTCTCCCCCACCCATATATTTGGTATAAATGAGGGCCATTCGGTCGTACCAACGACCTCGTTTGCTTCGCCTCCACCTGGTTTGGCGAAGCAACGCTGCAAGAAGTTTGGCCTCCATATCGTACCTTTTCAGCGCTCCAAAGCATTCTGCGGCCTTATAGGCTAGTCGAGTCAAGAGATAGCCTAATAATTACCTTAACAATTCGTCGGACATCGTGTATGTTGGTGTGCGCACCTTCTTCAAACCTCTCTAGACCCCTCTCACGGTGTGATTTATCTTTTAAGTACGCAACCAACAGGTTCCATCTATCCGAATGAGAGCCCCAGATGTCGACAACATCTTGAGAGGCTTTCAGTCGGTCAAACTTCGCTCCTTGAGGTTGGCCAGCTCCAGCAAGTATGTTCTCGACTTCGTTCAAAAGTAGAGATATCTCCATGTATCTTAGTAAGTCGCTACGTGCTGGAAAAACATCTGCTGTTCGTTTATACTCGTATATAGGGTAATTGCGTTTTCCTGCTAGCGATAAAATAGCTGAAAGCATAATCGAATTAGCTTCGGATTGCTCAGTGCTACAAATTTATTAAGTGCCTTGAGTCAAACACACGAAGATGTTTAAATCACATACCTTCGGAAATAGACCACACTCACTAAGTGTAATGTCTGGATAACATGTTCCAGGAGTCTGAAGCATGCACCATAGAGTTCTCTACACATCTCTCGTACTCGGCGTTCTTGAAGAGGTAAGTTTTGTACTTTTCCAGAAACTTGGGGAGGTTTAAATGGGAACAATGCTTGCCAATCGTTAGCATGCCTTTTTAAGGTGGGATTGGAAGTTTTTCTAGCGGTAGCGAATGGCAACGTAGTTTGCGTGGAGGTCGAGTGCAGGATAGCCTTTACCAAATCATCACGAGTTGATTTAGACTTTGAAGGAATCTTCAACCGTTTCCCCATAAGTTTCAACTCTTCAATATTCAGACATTCGAGTAGTTGAGCAGGAGTAGCCGCACTAGTATCTTCCAGAAAAACAACTGACTCAGGCGGCGGTTCGACACGAGTAGTCAGAGCCGAAGCGCCATCACCCGAGGCGGGGTTACCGGATGTGTTGAGAGTTGGAGCGCAAGTGTCCTCGTCATCGCTGTCCAGTGTAAGGTCGATCACATCCGTTTGAGCGGATAAAATAGGAGGAGAGTCTTTTGAGTGGAAGTAGCCTGAAAGGTCTAAGAGAGTATCGGCCATGGTTCTAGGTACCTCAGCCTCAACCACAAACTTGCAAAATTCCGAAGCATAGCTTTCCTTCAGTTGATCGAAGCGAAGCCATTTGCCTCGTTTCCGTTGAACCAAGCGTGAAATGAGATACTGTTGGAAGTCTACCGAGGGCCGCTTAAGTGACACAGGAGCACTATGTATTCCAAaacttacagttggcgtgcTTAATACCGTTTAGAATTGCAATTTCAGAAGAGTTGAATAGATGAGATTCGTGTTCCAAGACGGTGTCAATCATCTCTAAGAGCTTAAATTAGAATTGTATTGTCTATAGGGAGCCGAAACACCTTACCAAGTAGTTTAGTGACATACATGCTCTTCGAAACTTCGGTCTGTGATGAGTCAACGGTATTATTACCTCGATTGTCGGATTCTGAGCGGTGCGCTTGAATCGTACGTTCACCGTCATTATCGGTGGTACCCAATAGATGGTATGAGGCGTCTTTCTCTTCTGATTTGACCAAAGGATCGAAATCCCCATCCTGTGGGTGTTAAAATCAGTTATAGAGACGCCATTCACACCAATGTGACTTGGGAAACGACGCACCCGGAAGAACAACATAGATGCACTGCAGTTAACAATATAGCTTCTTTGCATTAAAACGGTTTTAATCAAGAGAGGATTTCACAATGTCTCATGAATAAGTCCCGGAGACACTGACAAGATGAGTGTGGGCGAGTTGAAGGTGGCAATTTGAAATATTGGATCCATAGCGTTATCAAAAGGTCCAATGACATGGTTCTCAACAGTTCCCTTGTTTTAATCGGACATGTACATCTATCGGTCTTGCCATTCCAGACTACCTATCAGAGCGATTCTTCCTACCAATGACACCTGACTTGGTGCTAAAACAGTAATCTTTCGCCGGGGGATATCAATCGCAGTGCTACACGTAAACAAGAGCCTGTAAATTACACCGAAACGGTGACAGAACAAAAGCGTACTTACACAATCAAGAATCCATTGACTTCTTGCTGAAGAAGCATTTGGTCCGAAGGCGGTGAATCGAATGGTGCTAG is a genomic window containing:
- a CDS encoding mRNA cleavage and polyadenylation factor CLP1 — protein: MSETVKSTNVSDYRNWDLIAKSEYRFELEANTSLAIRLTSGTAEVYGAELAPGRSPSTEYTSDETPMVPLINIHTAFEQMRILAYRALTANQPETAKSRPPRVLVLGPENSGKTSACKIWCNYAIRGRSWCPTLVNLDVSDGGWTIPGTVSACPLSSAIPTCTPANPFGATATSAPTALSSSALLPVVHWFGHSDAKRNQQLIEKLIRTLADGVKQKFQQDHTLNASGLIIDTPAAFSTSNAQGDSKYNLIKTCVEVFDVNTILVMGHDKLSVELQRVFGGSSGINVLKVPKSGGVVELDYAYQTRVIASQIRAYFYGTPLYLPPSMNPATAQLGGEATTETTLSPFSITLNASDLQIYRIGSTVLVPSSALPIGATRAIGEIQPVRVDVESGGILHSVLALLAPFDSPPSDQMLLQQEVNGFLIVTAIDIPRRKITVLAPSQVSLDGDFDPLVKSEEKDASYHLLGTTDNDGERTIQAHRSESDNRGNNTVDSSQTEVSKSMYVTKLLEMIDTVLEHESHLFNSSEIAILNGIKHANYFQQYLISRLVQRKRGKWLRFDQLKESYASEFCKFVVEAEVPRTMADTLLDLSGYFHSKDSPPILSAQTDVIDLTLDSDDEDTCAPTLNTSGNPASGDGASALTTRVEPPPESVVFLEDTSAATPAQLLECLNIEELKLMGKRLKIPSKSKSTRDDLVKAILHSTSTQTTLPFATARKTSNPTLKRHANDWQALFPFKPPQVSGKVQNLPLQERRVREMCRELYGACFRLLEHVIQTLHLVSVVYFRSTEQSEANSIMLSAILSLAGKRNYPIYEYKRTADVFPARSDLLRYMEISLLLNEVENILAGAGQPQGAKFDRLKASQDVVDIWGSHSDRWNLLVAYLKDKSHRERGLERFEEGYLLTRLAYKAAECFGALKRYDMEAKLLAALLRQTRWRRSKRGRWYDRMALIYTKYMGGGEANLRQARDYLQIGLKDELVFIGSRPMLLRRLKRLEKQLRLPLDEQYVCEDDLKVAVEVQIEGSRVYTPQTSTSPSKNPESPPKISPSPMDKAIMMHFSGSPSSSLPITNNNQRSKWTGKSIWAGKEGEVNVETLALEYYAGLGFRGFHSEGAIVSTLFGFLFWDILFAPIPGAFETPYQSAPLDLVHDSFFSSREELINTRLGELKNTASAARRIVQTVYSRERDREPWCIGVRWDLFEHENDLLEIVECLGGPALAAICRLLAEEYGSRRGGVPDLFVWNSAEKTCKFVEVKGPGDNLSETQKVWIDVLLGAGVNVELCRVYEYGKIPPRTVRNKNKTKEVSKRRPTSHKQSPEESKPAAEENDHKSNYDSEEMDEIQSSSEDQAGTNTGRDSTAHQDQDDITHIDRPSDPAVLSNICGPSLDKSSSSLVEPPKLLDEGEDTIYQTHHAHTTLLRPITSIPAPLLPTGSNKSNLENLCSTIAGVAKRARTLVQETVILEKPQTAQHQSSARDTTLSPALEPGPIQILESHRSHHSDTTLEVRIEPQFMERPMSSPQKRPMSSNKESQNVPKGTPAKKKVKEEEVSPSSHFSTASTPTPKRKYKRSMTHTPARRVVSTSAMADTTKSVPRTTTTRIKLLELFENEGVR
- a CDS encoding fructose-1,6-bisphosphatase I, with amino-acid sequence MAHNEEPPSTDLITLTRSVLAEQFRLGPAATGDLTLLLNAIQVTSKFIATNVRKARLINLVGLAGETNVQGEEQKKLDVLADDIMVNALRACGKTSVLVSEERDEAVIIEDRLKGKYCVVFDPLDGSSNIDAGVNIGTIFGIYKVQEGSKGTIDDVLRPGSEMVAAGYTMYGSSANLVLTMGNGVNGYTLDNALGEFILTHPDIKIPPRGKIYSFNEGNSMYFHPPVLKYLESIKYPKSGKSPYSARYIGSMVADVHRTLLYGGIFGYPDDKKSKSGKLRILYEAFPMAMLTEQAGGLAVTGTGRILDIKPTSIHQRCPVFLGSKEDVEDLAKFYKEAAASE